The Salvia splendens isolate huo1 chromosome 20, SspV2, whole genome shotgun sequence nucleotide sequence CATCAGCACAACAAGTAGAGAGGTTTCTATGTAAATCCTTACTAATAGTTAACTGAAGAGACTCAAGTCATAGTACGATAGATGTGATTAAACCAGATTCTGTGCAAAATTtaagcaaaataaaatatgcaTCTCTTCTCTATTGTATCAACTGACAGGGATTGTAAAATTGCCCAAACATCCGCAAACAAATTCAGTTAGCACTAAGAAGAACAAGGTTTCGTACAACTAGCTATAAGTCGAGAACAAGGAATACGAAGATGCACTAATGCAAAGACTAAAAAGACTACAAAGTGTTACACTTGAAAAACATCCAAGTTGTATAATATGCtgatttttcaaatttatagATATTACAGTCGATGTCAATGTATGGTTGAATCCTCACTCCTCAGTCAAGTAATGATTGCACAAATATGACTTTTAGTTTGGAGCAGTTATAAAGAGATTCCTTCGATTCAATTGAAGCAGAATTAATTATACTGCCCTTCCAAGACTATCACATTTTTAGCTGTGAGCTAGAGAAAACTATGAAATGGATAGAGCAAGTATTGCAAAAGATTGCAACAGTCTGTCAGCGAGTTGTTAACTATTGAAATAGAGAATCATGATAAGTAAAATCTAAAAATGATACCAATGATTTCCACCAGTGAGGCCAAGAGTATTCTTACCTCTTCAACATGGCTTGCTTTTTTCTTGTGATGTAAAACATGATCAACAGCAGAGATGCCAACAGAAATTTCCCACTTGGTATTGATAATTGAACATTGCCTAACTTCACTTTAAAAGTCGGAAACCACGAGTAATATGGAACTCTGTCACGAGAAAGTTTCAGAATTTCCGCCTTTGCTGTATTATTCTGTTCATGAGTAGGGAATCCTGGTGCGTTATCTTTCTGATGTTCATTATATGGTGTTTGATCTTTTAAGAATTCATGTCTGTATATAGAAGTTTGAGATGAACTGGTCATGGAAGAACTCATTGATTGTAAGCGCCTCAGAAGAACCTGCTAGACAATAACAGAAGcaattattccctccgtccctgaaaaatatgaacatttggttcggcacgggttttaattcataattggtaaaataagagagagacagaaagaaaaagtaattaaattactgttagtggataatgcgtcccacctcattagagagtaaagagtttccaaaattagaatgtTCATACTTCTTAGAGATGGATAAAAaggaaatgttcatacttttcaaggacggagagagtatgtaACAGCAGAAAGTTTCTACTGAAATTACATAAATTAGTTACTTATGGATATTGTTCATGAGCAGCAATGTACCACAAACCATAGTATATAGATCTAATAGAACAACCCatacaaaatgaatattaatttggaaAGAAGCCCAAGTATCAAATAACCCAAGGGATCCACACACACGTCAGTGTGATTTGATCCAACAAAGTGCATTTCATGGTATTTCAATCCGAGAGTTGAAAAAACGAATGATGACACACCAACCATTATAGCGTTCGATACTGACTTCCCACAAAATCCTTAGCTTCTACTTGTCAGATCTCCATTTCAAATTACAGATAAATGGGCAAACAGTTTAGATGATTCTTAACTTTAGTGAGGCCTTGTCATATGCAAATATTTAAGCAGATATATAAATTTTACCAAGTTGTTATATACACAACCATTGGTCAATAGTAATGATTGGTTAATTGAAAGGATGATGGCATAATGCATAACAAAGTCACTCTGAAGAGCTGTGAAATTAGAAATGACATAAGATATTGGACGCTATGAAATTATAAAAAGGATAAGACATTTCTTATGTTACCTGACGCTTCTCCATGGGCAGAACAGCCTTTTCTACCCAGGATATGGCCAGGTTTGTGTCTTTCAGAGTTGTAGCAAGAAGTGTCACAACATAGAGCTCGACAACTTCTAAATACTTGTCAACACTGATAAAAAATGGATAGTGAGATCCTCCTGTATCAGCTACCCTAGCTTCTTCACCTAAAAGAGGATGGTATTTGTCATCCACATACGTCCAGCTGTTTACAAATTCCTCAAGAAAACCTTGGGCAATATTTGAGAGGCCCTCCGACAATTGAAAGCACACCCTGTGGGGCAATAAAACAGTCACCCTTGCTGACATAATGATGTTTAACTTAAGATATCCAATGTAGCAGAATAAGCGCTAGGAAAAGGATAGTGCATGATTAGGCTTCCTATATAGGAGATTTTCACTGCTACATCCAACTCTCAGATCGAATAACATATATCTTCAGATCCCCACTTGCCTTCATTCTGACAACCAACCTAGATGCCAGTTGTATCAGAGTCAACTATAAAGTCCCTATATAAGACTAATTTTATCCGAAAACCACGAGATTCTGAAAATTGGAGAACTCAAAGTAAGGGCTTTGGGAGGATAAGGAAAATCTCTAATTAGCCTTCTCTTGACAAATGCTTTTACTCCCTCtgccccataaaaatatgtgcatttgaaatgacacgggaattaatgcacaattggtatagtaagagagaggagtAGAAGGGTAGTTAAAGTAATGTTAGTTGATAATGGGacccatattattattagtgtttaatgagttgtaTTGGTGGGCTATAGTGGTTTACTCCCTCCGCCCAATTCTAAaggacacattttcctttttaggatgtctcactctaaatgacacatttctaaatatagaaatatcACTCTCTatttttccatctctcttactttattctccccaCTTtgctcacaaaacaacactacataaaatcccgtgccgaattagaaatgctccacttagagtgggacggagTAAGTTGTAAACAAATTGATACATATGGGTAAAGAGTTGGGCACAaatttccataaatggaaatgcccatatttctatgggacgggcggaaatggaaagtgcacatatttttatgggacggagggagtatttttttcctTCAACACCACAATAAAACACCACTACTATTGCATAAAACTAATAAGCACATTCACATATGTAGAGCTCATGTATTAAGTTAGAGGACAAGTCCTACCCATGCTCCCTTTTGTACTATAGAAAGAGGGTGCACATGCCCATGCTCCAAAAAATGCCTAGGGTTGGCTTATCAGCTGGAGTAATACAATTGCATGGGAGAAACATTTTTTCAAATAATCCTAAGACAAATCCTAAAGCATGCAAAATCTCTAGTTAAGAACCATGGAGTTGGACTAAGAGGCTGTTTAGCTGAGCTTATAAGCTATTTAGGGCTCTTGAAAAATGTTATGGGAAAGTAAGCTCCTCAATCCCACCTTATTATTATATAATCTTATAAGGAACAATGAATTATCAAAAACAATCCTCCTATTGATTTTAAATCACTTTGACAATCTATGAGTTAAAAGCTCAATTGTCAAAACAGTTTGACAATCTATAAGCTCTTGACACATTACATCTTATAAGCTCTCAAACATCTTAATAAGCTCTCTAAAATAAGCTTATAAAAGCACCTTCTAAATCACAACAAGTAGAATCATGTGACGCCCGACTTttcctattcccatttgtttcgggctatggttgagttgtgttgatttcccctttcttccccgcttctttaaccctcccctagtcgcgatcaactgtgttttctatccttagaaaatgcgggcgtgacaaataTCTAAACTTTGAAACAATCCTTACTCCACATAACCACATCCCTTAAATTCAAACTAAATATTGCGGAAAAACAAAAGCAAAGTAAAAAACGTACCCCGACACGAAAACCTGAACAGGAATGCGATTGACTGAACCAAATAACAGTGTGAGCTCCTTCAATATCTCCGACGTCCTGCAAATAACAGGGGAAATATAAACACCACCACTAAGCCGAAATCTAGGAggcttttattaaaaaaacaacagAAATTAAAGAAAGTTAGTATTGACCTCGTCAATTGTTTCATGGATTGTACGAGAACCATGGCAGCTGATTCCAGCATATCAATCCATTCATCTTCGAAGCTCTCCGGAAATTCCGAAACCTGATTGATGCGGTTATTATTCTGGAGCAATTGTTTAAGAATAGTGGAAGACAACGAGGCCGCCTCATCGAACAAGCAGCAGACGAGGTAACTGCAAATCGGATTACAAAATTATAGTAAATGTGAAGATGAAACCGCGAAATTTCAGGCGACGAGAATGAATAGCAGCAGTAGGTTAAGTTGTTACTTTTCAGCGATGTCAATTTGTTCCCAGATTGACCAGCTTTCATCCCTAATATCCATTTTCccttccaattctctctctgCTTCTCTGTATTTCGGTTCCCCTTTCTAGAGATGCGAGCGAAACAGAGAGGATATGGTAAATCGAAATCGAAATCGAAAtcgaaatcaaaatcaaaatcgatatactcctttatttttttttcttttcttttttaaattctCACTCGTCATATATACGTACAGAAACTAGAATTGAAGTTTAGacttttagagcatctccaatggcggtgAGCGGGCTGGCTAGCCGATttccggcgctcgccggtccgctcgccgaaccattggaaccggcgagcgccatttcggcgaaaaaatcggcgagctctggccgattcgcgagcgctcgccggtctgctcgccgccattgcaggctcaggaccggcgagcgaatttaatgtttttttttaaattttcgaaacactatatatacgcgatttgcacgtcattttcattcgcaccacttgttttaacgagtactctctctatcttaatttctgtacaagatcaacaacgggaaatgagcaacgttggtggtagtagtggtggtagtggtggggatgatgAGGAGTACGATCGTCGAATGAACGAAGcgttagaggcctatacgaaccgtgagattgatcggctgctgcagagggccttgcagccggcggtacctcgacctcgacgacgaccagttgtccaccgccgaacAGTGATTgaacgtgatcacgtagctgcacatcagtgCCTATAcgcagactacttcgcacaggagtcGCGGTTCAATGacaaccatttcaggcgccATTTTAGGATGACcagagccctgtttatgcgtattgttaacgccttggagcagcgatatctgtatttccgcttcaagCACGATGGCatacccggccacacacctattcaaaagtgcactgcggcaattaGACAGTTGGCCTATGGAGGTGCGggagacatgtgggacgagtacctccacatcggtgagtcgactgcccttgaatgtatgaagtatttctgtcagggcgtgattgaaattttccgtgatcagtacctttGAAGCCCTACTCGCGAAGACTGCCAgtatctgatgcagatgcacggggagaagtatgggttcccgggtatgttaggcagcatagattgtatgcattgggagtgaaagaactgtcccgctgcctggaaggggttctatacgaccggctacaagggaaagaatcccacgatgatcatggaggccgttgctgactaccggctatggatttagtatgcgtattttgggatagccgggtcaaacaacgacctcaacgtcctcaactcgtcgcccctttttaACGAGCAGTGCAAGGGCGTctgtccggccatcagttttgtcgccaacgggacCCAGCATGATATgtgctactacttggcggatgggatataccctaggtggcccgtctttgtgaagacgatcagatgcgcatcggatgagaggaaggcctactttgcggaacgccaggagtcggcgcgcaaggacgtagAGCGTGCATTTGGTGTACTCctgtaacgccccgtttttctaaacctTTTTTGTGAACCCTAAATTACTGGTTTTTAATGATATTAATTTTGCGAAGTTCGCGAACTGTTTGTcggtgaattaattgttgttgactagagatttgtgaaataaatgattatgcgaatttaaataattcctgtCCGTGagaaatatttattggactcaattccgtgttggattcgataaattaaataaataatataaaggtccagtccgtgataaataaattatggactgcacaatttaaaataaaatacaatgggctgtgatttaaactaaactaattaaaatgaaatatctTTAATTCGATTATTAATTTAAGATTCTACGCAGatattcctcctccgtgaaaGGATATCCTTCCTCCGCAAACAAATACCagataaaatgcaaattaattcaaaaataaaaaaaaaagagaaattcgAATCTCTCTCTTAACCCACGTTGGAAACGCCATCTCTCtcccctaaaatctctcccatatcttttAACCACCCTCCCtctaaattaaatatttcacaAACCAATTCTTTCTCATTATCGTCTCTGCAATCAAATCCAAATTCTCCAACTTCTATCCAAGGTAAACAATGTTCTATCTTTGTGTCTAAATTTTTTCTCCGGCTTCAGAATCTAACGTCAAATTGTTACTATCGGCAGTAATCGAAATTCTCCAGCTTCAAGAACCTGCCTTTCAACTTTGTGAACTTCACAACCCAAATTCAATTCACAAAGGTATTTTTCCTACCCAAATTTTGAACATAAATTATCGCATGTTGCATCCATATATCACATACCCAGCATCAACTTCCCTCGGCAAAtgcttaattttttttgtacatATCATGAAATCTGAAATCCATCTTTGATCGGATAACCGAAGTAAACAAACTAAGAACAAAAGAAACGTTTTTTTCTGGAATAAGAACTTACCTTTCGGAGTAAATCGGGGCTTGCGGGGCTGAACGGGTTGGTTCCGGGATGTTTTGGGGATGTTCGGAGGGAATCGGGACTGTTTCGGGGTGGTTTCGGGGCTGCACGACCACTGACggagcggcggcagcagcagccTGACCCGGCGACACCTcccggcagcggcggcggcatCTCCCGGCAGCGACGGCAGCAGCAGCGATGGCAGACGGATTTGGCGCCGACGGAGCAGCGACTGTCCGACGGATCGGCGGCCGCAATTTGTCTCCCCGGTGAGCAGCGGCCGACGGCGTGGAGTGAATCGGAGCAGGCGACGAACGGATTGGGGGGGGGGTTCCTTCCGTTTTGGTCGAGagtgagagaagaagagagatagggagagagaaagaaagaaggcGTGGAGAAGGAAGGTGAGGTTTTgggcttttgttttttttaaaatgatttgGGCCTTCATTGAATAAAATTGGGCCTCATTAATTAGAAGTGGGtggattaattaaattgatgggctccttttaattgttgggcttattttgtaattggagatataaggtgatgaaataattaagtttttggCCGATAATTAATTGGGGTGAACTTTTTAAATAAATCCTtgaattgataattaaattaaatgtggggaattatttaattaatttcggaatatttcaacgaatgaataattatttcctaagccagaaataaatatagttcgaggggaaaatgcttgcgataatttaattacacacttttataattttggggattttatttcgaaatcattaagaaaatacgaggagccaacggtgGAAATTGGAAGCGTAAGCGGCCGTCGAACaatcgaaaaccgagataaaccgagataaaagactttgcttaggatgcatgcatttttggTTATTTGTTTGAAgcaatgtgttgatttatctattatataatttgttaaaggtgaatcatcgcaaggaaatcgtgatcgcaaaggaaagaacgtaatttcaaactaagcactcgaggtgggctttcttttaaataaggacaacgtcctaaatattttatcaatggaaatgaaactgtatttatcatgccgtgatttgtgttttaacgtgcctatctgatatggctatgcgccattgttatataaatcgaattcgggtcctcgtagggccgcaaaccctacttggactagtgtacacctatggtagatcgtgtgctagcgtacgggctggccggtctagtggcttggtttgtggccacattccaagtcatgtattggtagatatggtaaacgtctatgggaaaatgactgatcagtcgacttttacaatgggaaatgattttgagtgcctcgggcctttctaaagctaaaccccgatggttacttatgtatggcatgataaatgatattttgattgaaaatgttttcggcatgagcccactgagtatatttcatagtactcagccctgcatgtgttttccctatgtgcaagttgagcggcgacgaggatgtggtggtgttgagcaagtgaatttaagAGATTATTAttgtctttgaaccttgagtgccgttgtgtcttcacacatggcgtcactctttctcttggtcgtttccgctgtgtcgtttcgtttaattatgttatatttgggccgacaactttaattATTAGGATAATGGATATTCTTCGTTATTTATTgggatattaattgttggtccaac carries:
- the LOC121781983 gene encoding protein APEM9-like, which produces MDIRDESWSIWEQIDIAENYLVCCLFDEAASLSSTILKQLLQNNNRINQVSEFPESFEDEWIDMLESAAMVLVQSMKQLTRTSEILKELTLLFGSVNRIPVQVFVSGVCFQLSEGLSNIAQGFLEEFVNSWTYVDDKYHPLLGEEARVADTGGSHYPFFISVDKYLEVVELYVVTLLATTLKDTNLAISWVEKAVLPMEKRQVLLRRLQSMSSSMTSSSQTSIYRHEFLKDQTPYNEHQKDNAPGFPTHEQNNTAKAEILKLSRDRVPYYSWFPTFKVKLGNVQLSIPSGKFLLASLLLIMFYITRKKQAMLKRFLVKHALSFRKAFLDLWQLAFSYQVNPLAAVQTLPNSTRGSR